The genome window GCTATGAAGCATGGACACTCCAGTCCCTTATCGTGTTCGGTGTCCGACACGCGTCCGTGTCAGTGTCCGACATCGACACGACACCTGTACTACGTTCTATATTTTAGACATTACAGGTGTCCACGTGTTCGTGTCCGTGTCGTGTCTGATATCCGTGTCGGTGTTGGTGCTTCATAGCTTTGTGGTTGAGAACGAACTCGAAGAGCCACAACAAACACGCGCGCTCACGAAGCCTTAGGGGTTGGGGTCGAGGTTGGCAGCACGCGGTGACAGCATGGAGGGTGGCTCCTGCACATGGTGATGGTGCTAGTTGGTGCGACACATGCAGGGTGGAGGAGGTGGTTCAGGTGCCGGTGCCTGTGCCTGTGCGATGCGGAGAAGATGGAGTAGGGTGATTGGTGTCGCAATGGTCGAGGCTATGGTGGTGATGGCACGCACAATAGTGAGGGGGGTTGCTGTTTGGGTGTGGGTTTGTGACCTCATAACGATGAAGGTGGCGATGACAGGGATGAGGAAGGTGGTTGTGGTTATTTCTGGGATTTGTTGGGCTTATGGTTTAATGGGATTTGAAGAATATGAAGAAAGGGATAAAAAATTTGTGGTGGTTTTTTTGCAGTTCTTTAACCcgcaattttttttggaaatctatattaaaaattataagtttgGATATACTCGTGTGCAAGTggagttttaaaaataacatccaCTAAatgatgaataacattatttataGTTGAGATTAAGATGACATCTTATCGTCTTCGAATTCTCAACTTTTGTTTTTGATTAATGAAGACATCTTTTGACAAATATAAGAATTTAACATCTAATTATGGAATACGATAATTTCAAGTATTCTTTAATTCTTTTCAAAGtctttttcatctttctctGGTGATATTTGTTCGTTACGCGTCTCTTGTCAACTGTAAAACTGCAAATGACTCATTATCAGTCCAGGAGTCGCACATAATATATTTGAGTTCCTAGGCGTACGAAGTGTCGATAATTTCAGCTCTAATAGTGTATATTTAAGTTGATACGGTTAAAAATCTCTTAATTGAACATTGGGTTAGGTCGATCGGTTGTCCGCTTCCCGTGTGCACCAATCGACTCGATGacacatttttaaaagataaaaaagatagaaGTTAGTTTgattataatttctaataggAATACGAGATGTGAAACATGGTCTATCAATTTTGTCAGGGacaaaacaattattatattttttggaataagagattttaaatattattatatttatgataatgaaaaatatattttagtaattttttaattccttgaattcaatcttttttaaaaaaatataactaatttcCCATTAATAATCACGAATCCATGCTAATTGATacactaattagtaattaataatattaaatactacgcttttaaataaaaaccttcAATTGGCTCTTGGCCatcttttttaccaaaaaaaaaaaaaagaaatccttcaatattcaaaaatcaaaaccgTATTTAACATGGTAGTGTAGGGGTATGACGGTGCGTACGCTGCGCATGTGCCGAAATAAAAAGTAGTCTCCTTCTGCCCTCTGGAGGAGAAATACCTGTCTGTCACGGTCatcttctctttctccctcaCAATTCCATTTAATTCGCTGCGATCACATATTCCCCGATTGCTGCATCTTTTcaatcttccttttttactttacgAAATTCAAAACCACCTCTTCGATTCGTTTTCCAATTTGGATCGAGAAACAATAAGATATACACCGATTATGTATTTTCCCCAAATAATAGGAAAAGAAGAATAGATACAAATATTAGCGGTGTTGATCGATTTGCAAATCTGAGAGTAAATCCTTGTGCTGCGattcttgtttttttgtttatgtcaGATGGCGTTTCAGGAAAAGCAAAACAGGTTTAAGAGGCAGCCAGAGAAGAGTGCCCCTGCTTCACAAAATGGAAGAACTTCAGCTCCTATTAAATTCTCTAACGATACCGAAAGGCTCCAGCATGTTAATAGCATACGCAAAGCCCCTGTTGGGGCTCAGATGAAGCGTGTTATTGATCTCCTATTTGaggtatatataatataataattcttCCATTCCATTATCACAAATCCTTGTGTTATGGTTTATGAGTGTTTATTATCGAGGGCGTGGATTAATTGGCATGGAGTTGTTCTAACTTAATTTTTAGTCTCTGAGTAATGAGTATACAAGTGGGTTATACTCAGAACCTATACCTGTGGTTTCTATATAAGATAAACAAAaggtttaatattaatattatgttgCTGATTAGGAAAAGCATGATGTATAATATATGCTTTGCTTTTAGCCTTCTGTAAGTTATTTTGTTCCTGACGATCATTCTGAATTGTAGCTAGTGAGTGTCATTGATGCTTAGTGTTTGCTTTACAGACCCGGAAGGCTTTAACGATAGAGCAAATAAATGAAGCGTGTTACGTGGACATGAGGGCTAATAAAGATGTTTTCGAGAGTATGAGGAAAAACCCAAAAGTAAAATATGATGGGGAAAGATTCTCTTACAAGGTAACTTTTATGGAGGCATATATGTGTACTGTAAGTACACCTTTATGTGTTCATTTTTATGCTCCTAGTTTGGTTTGTGACATTGACATTGCTTTTGGTCTATAGTCGAAGCATGCCGTTAGGGACAAAAATCAGCTGCTTTTCCTGGTACGTAAGTTTCCAGAGGGCATTGCTGTGGTTGACCTAAAAGATTCTTACCCAAATGTGATGGAAGACTTGCAggtaaattatttcttttagttaattgttttgcatgaaaatgaaaatttcttGGCATTCATTTTTCGGTAACATTGGTGGAATTTTGATTATAGATATATATGTTCAACTCTCACATTGCCTTGGGCTCTTTGAGCAACTATTGATATCTTACAGATTTGATTTCTTCATGTGCATAGTTAATTTTTGGAAGAATCATGTGTGCTAAAATCACGAATCAGTATGACAGAAGCTCAACTAATCAAATGTTATTGGCAATACCATGGatgaatataaaaatcaaatatttcagGGGACAAAGAAAACAGTATAagtaaaaattagtttaaaaactaGTTATGCCTACTTGTGGTCTTAGCTCCTTCAAGAAAAAGGGTAAGTCCAAGTGTATTTTGGACCCTTTATTTGTGCTTTCAAGCACATTCTAAATAGTTTGTCTCAtttgtttcttcatttattttaaaattatacttgAATGTTTGGATTTTTCATGCAAGGCAGGTTCATATTATGGATGTCATGAAAAAGCTAAGAAGTTATTCAAAGTAACATTCTTTCTAATTTACACAAACCTTAAATCCTACATGAAGTTATGCTAGGTCTAAATAGGTTCAAAAGTTTTGTCTACTTTTCATACTTCAAATTTTGAGTATcttaatttgaaagtgatggcATGGTTGAAAGGTGGAGTGTTCAAATACAGTTCACAGTTCACACTTTCACAGTTTTTAGTCTTTCTGTCTCCTTCACTTGCCTTATTTTGTTTTGTCcctgtctttttctttttctttgatagACCATTCTCTTTGTATCTCTGCTGCATAGAGGTTTACATGATACTGAGATATTAATACAAGAGTGAACTGCTTtagtatgtttttattgaaaatttgaaatatgcTAAGAATAGAACTACTTGACAAATTTGATCTGTAACATCTAATACTCAGATGACTTGTGGTGAGAGGTGATTGTTTTTAGAGGTAGTGAAGAGtcaaaatttagttaaataattgGTTTCTCTTGGAAGAAGACATTATAAAGTTATTGGTTTCTAGGCTTTGAAAGCTGCAAGGGAGATTTGGCTGTTATCCAACTTTGACTCTCAAGAGGACATTGCCTACCCGAACGATCCTAAAGTGCCCATTAAGGTGGATGATGACCTAAAGCAGCTTTTTCGGGGGATTGAATTGCCTCGTGATATGATTGACATAGAGAGGGATCTacaaaaaaatggaatgaaGCCTGCTACCAACACTGCAAAGAGGAGGAGTGCAGCGCAAATGGAAGGCATTTCATCCAAGCCTAAacctaagaagaagaaaaatgaaatcacTAAGAGGACCAAGCTGACTAATGCCCATCTTCCGGAGCTTTTTCAGAACTTAAAGTAAACAATTCCTGACTTAAGGAACTCGTGGCAAGTGGTGAATGAATTCACATGGCTCATTTGTTGACATAAAACATGCTGTTAGAATGTCTTCATGTCTTTCAGATGGATATGGCCTTTTTATTGTATTAGCATACTGCTTCTGTTATGGATGTACCCAATAGGATGGAAACGGTGGCCATTGCAAATTCAGGTCATTCCTTCTATCTAGGCTTCTAAAGCAAAAGGGCAAGGATGGTCAGAATCCATCTTCTGGTGATTTTTCTAAAGACTAAACAAAAGGGCAGATGGCGAACCATGTTAGCGAACACGGTCAATTAGCAGAGTGAAAAATATTGACGAGGTTCATCATTTGGGGTTTATTGCTCAGCCTAATTGGATGTTATCACCTATTGCTACTTTTTATACATATACAAAGAGTCAAATGCATATTGCATAGCTGAAGTTTGACTCATTTTCACCTTTTAATGCGCAAAAATGATCTATTGCTACATGTAGCAAAAGTGATACTTCAACTTTTTACAAGAAGTTTTCGTTTTTAGCAGCTGTTTCATTTCCTCCAGCACTTTTTCCTCCATCAAatgtatcaattattatcaACTATTTCAGCAACTACCGTCCTTGTTCTAGCCCAGCTACGTCACTTTTCAAACCATTGGACTTGGTCCTTTACAAAAGTCTCGTCCTTCAAACCTTTTAAAAGTAGTTTTCATCCCTTTCTTCATTCAGACTCTCTTCAGTTGCTTAACTCATGCTTAACACTACAGTAGATTAGGAGGATTAATGAAATATTACAGGCAGTTAATTGCGGTATATATTCTTAAATGGCTAAAAATGACATGGGGTTGCAGTGGTGTGCGCTTCAGTGCTTCGTTCGCGAATTTTAAGAAATGCAGTAACATGTGTATGGCATAaaatctgtttttatttttttatttttttatttgagagttTGGACAAATGAAAACCTAGAGTGTTCTACCAGTGTTCTCCGGCATTTCGTATGAGTCGCTAAGCCAAAAAGAGTGAAGTATACTTCCATTTTTCGTAGATCAAAGAGTGAAGTGTATTTTCGAACAGGTTTAGGGTGACGCTGCCTTTTAAGGAAACATCAAGAGGGTGGAGTGGAATTTACTTGAGCAAAGTTTATTAGTGAACCAAATTTAGGATGTTCAGAGATTGGCAACAGTTAAATATAGTAGTATGAACtaaactttttaatttgatcCGTGCAGTGGGATAGGAAACATTCTAAAGAATGAAGTACATTTGAAGTCACTGGCATCAAGATATCAACGTGCATGTCCCCAAAGAACAAATCCATGTTCCTTCTATTATCGACGATGAAATACACAGCACTTTCTGCGGGAATGTCTGTAACAAAAAGCCACCACATAATCAATGGGGAACTTGAGTGAAAGTAATGGAATTGAAGAGTATCCTCAAAGAAATCATACAACGACACAAGTGAAGCTCCTAGGCAGGGTAGTGTCTTGTTCTATGTGGGTAAACTATGGATATGATTGTTGCATTGCATTTTTTCCTTATGGAAGTTTTCTTGAAGAGATGATTATAGCTACATTTCTCCTTAAACAACTACGAAAAGCCATAGGATGAAGGGGTAAGGAAGCATCCTCCATGAGTACAGTGAAAACATGATTTATGGTAAAACTCACCATCCACGGTCAACTAACAgtcaaaaacacaattcataAGATTAAATAAGCAAGCAAACAAAAGGTCCCGCACTAGTAGGCATTCACAAACAGTGTGATGTAAAACCTTTTTCAATGGATACAGGGCTCTTTGTTTCAGAATGAACCTTTTTCTTGAGCCCGGATAATTAAGGCGGAGAGTCTTCTTGGTTTCTTAGAGTGTGAACAATTAATAGAAAAGGGTGCAAATAGacacaaaatgaatttgaagcAAAGATATTTATTTCAAGTAAAGAAGAATGTTTTGTGCAGATAGAGTAGAACACATCCTACTACTGGCTCATTCTAAGGTTCTCAAGCTGATTGAAAATTATGTAACAAGATTAGAGTTAGCCTCAAATCCTGTTCACGAGTCTGGAATTATGTTATGTAAGAGATAAGAGGGATCTTTCATGTCTGGAGTTCTTTGTTGAAGGTATCTGttccctttttaaaaaaattgttctctccaattttttttaaaatttgattttaataaaatgcGTCACTTTTGATTTGAAAATATTGT of Glycine soja cultivar W05 chromosome 1, ASM419377v2, whole genome shotgun sequence contains these proteins:
- the LOC114424531 gene encoding transcription initiation factor IIE subunit beta-like, which codes for MAFQEKQNRFKRQPEKSAPASQNGRTSAPIKFSNDTERLQHVNSIRKAPVGAQMKRVIDLLFETRKALTIEQINEACYVDMRANKDVFESMRKNPKVKYDGERFSYKSKHAVRDKNQLLFLVRKFPEGIAVVDLKDSYPNVMEDLQALKAAREIWLLSNFDSQEDIAYPNDPKVPIKVDDDLKQLFRGIELPRDMIDIERDLQKNGMKPATNTAKRRSAAQMEGISSKPKPKKKKNEITKRTKLTNAHLPELFQNLK